Proteins encoded within one genomic window of Mesorhizobium sp. AR10:
- a CDS encoding nucleoside hydrolase: MEKIILDCDPGHDDAIAILLAAGNPKIDLLGITTVSGNHNVENTTRNALSVCTAYGIKVPVAKGSPGPLLIDQVLAVEIHGATGLDGPVLPPASFELDKRHAVDFIIDTVMAHEPKTITLVPVGPYTNIALAVRKDPRIVSHVKRVVAMGGSFTRGNITPAAEFNVYADPEAADVVFRANWDVTMVGLDLTHQALATPDLQDRVRAVGGPMAQFILDIWEFIATTHGGLLQIEYPAIHDACCVAAMIDPSVFTTLKADIRVELAGRWTKGMTVCNFAEMGGMHHFGGTASEQDRLSSLRGDEARPCEVL; the protein is encoded by the coding sequence AGATCATTTTGGACTGCGACCCCGGGCATGATGACGCGATCGCCATCCTGCTTGCGGCAGGCAATCCGAAGATCGATCTCCTCGGCATCACCACGGTTTCGGGCAACCACAATGTCGAGAACACCACGCGCAACGCGCTTTCCGTATGCACCGCCTATGGCATCAAGGTGCCGGTGGCGAAGGGCTCTCCAGGTCCGCTCCTCATCGACCAGGTGCTGGCCGTCGAGATCCATGGCGCTACCGGGCTCGACGGCCCCGTGCTGCCGCCGGCGTCGTTCGAGCTCGACAAGCGGCATGCCGTCGACTTCATCATCGACACCGTCATGGCGCATGAGCCGAAGACGATCACGCTGGTGCCGGTCGGCCCCTACACCAACATCGCGCTCGCCGTGCGCAAGGATCCGCGCATCGTCAGCCACGTGAAGCGGGTCGTCGCGATGGGCGGAAGCTTTACGCGCGGCAACATCACGCCGGCGGCGGAGTTCAACGTCTATGCCGACCCGGAGGCCGCCGACGTGGTGTTCCGCGCCAATTGGGACGTGACCATGGTGGGGCTCGACCTGACGCACCAGGCGCTGGCCACACCGGACCTGCAGGACCGGGTGCGCGCCGTCGGCGGCCCGATGGCCCAGTTCATTCTCGATATCTGGGAGTTCATAGCGACCACGCATGGCGGCCTGCTGCAGATCGAGTATCCCGCCATCCATGACGCATGCTGCGTGGCGGCCATGATCGACCCGAGCGTCTTCACCACATTGAAGGCCGATATCCGCGTCGAGCTTGCGGGACGGTGGACCAAGGGCATGACGGTCTGCAATTTCGCAGAGATGGGCGGCATGCACCATTTCGGTGGCACGGCGAGCGAGCAGGACCGACTTTCGTCACTCCGTGGCGATGAAGCTCGACCATGCGAAGTTTTGTGA
- a CDS encoding class I SAM-dependent methyltransferase, translating into MLDNYELDRFGVIHQIDATPITYDKQYISYYEDLSDRTIKLGYQRLGWVLGITGEIPRSVLEIGYGTGTFVEAAKITGVADCAGFDITRFPLPEGVRFVDWDEALAGSWDLVAMFDVLEHIPDLGFLARLQARHLAIAVPYCRWRELGADGDAWFRTWRMRLPNEHLHHFDRQSLVALLAHHGFECVTLNGFEDGIRLRPGEAGPNILSGFFRKL; encoded by the coding sequence ATGTTGGACAATTACGAACTTGACCGGTTTGGCGTGATCCACCAGATCGACGCCACACCGATCACATACGACAAGCAGTACATTTCCTACTACGAGGATCTGAGCGACCGGACCATCAAGCTCGGCTATCAGCGGCTTGGCTGGGTGTTGGGGATCACAGGCGAAATACCCCGGTCCGTGCTGGAGATCGGCTATGGCACCGGCACATTCGTCGAAGCCGCCAAGATTACCGGGGTTGCCGACTGCGCCGGCTTCGACATCACCAGGTTTCCGCTGCCCGAGGGGGTCCGCTTTGTCGATTGGGATGAGGCGCTTGCCGGCTCGTGGGATCTCGTCGCCATGTTCGACGTGCTCGAGCACATTCCTGACCTTGGTTTTCTTGCCCGCCTTCAGGCCCGCCATTTGGCCATCGCCGTTCCCTATTGCCGCTGGCGTGAGCTTGGCGCCGATGGCGACGCGTGGTTCCGGACGTGGCGGATGCGCTTGCCCAACGAGCACCTGCACCATTTCGACCGGCAATCCCTGGTGGCGCTGCTCGCGCATCACGGCTTCGAATGCGTGACGCTGAATGGCTTCGAGGACGGGATCAGGCTGCGGCCGGGCGAGGCGGGTCCCAACATTCTGTCCGGCTTTTTCAGAAAGCTATAG
- a CDS encoding DUF6932 family protein, whose amino-acid sequence MINTLWLKRPRWKACLLSVSAVPFRLPKPNPAATRWPALPGLLFSAYNIIVVSMIPALVPLSGSPWAVLPPGAHAASLKDVAAAFATNAWRRELFDGLVLASGKLRLAGCPAIYLDGSYVTGKPRPGDFDACWDPTGVDAAKLDPVFLEFANGRAAQKAAFKGEFHPR is encoded by the coding sequence ATGATCAATACGCTCTGGCTCAAACGGCCGAGATGGAAGGCATGCCTGCTATCAGTTTCGGCCGTTCCATTCAGGCTTCCCAAACCGAATCCGGCGGCGACCAGATGGCCAGCCCTCCCAGGCTTGCTTTTTAGCGCTTACAACATTATTGTTGTAAGCATGATTCCTGCCCTTGTCCCATTGTCTGGCTCTCCGTGGGCCGTTCTGCCCCCTGGAGCACACGCGGCGAGTTTGAAAGATGTAGCGGCTGCTTTCGCAACGAACGCCTGGCGGCGTGAGCTTTTCGACGGCCTCGTTCTCGCCTCCGGCAAGCTGCGATTGGCTGGATGTCCGGCGATCTATCTCGACGGCAGCTATGTGACCGGCAAGCCGAGGCCCGGCGATTTCGATGCATGCTGGGACCCTACCGGGGTCGATGCGGCCAAGCTTGATCCCGTGTTCCTGGAATTTGCGAACGGTCGGGCAGCGCAGAAAGCGGCATTCAAGGGCGAGTTCCATCCTCGATGA
- a CDS encoding XRE family transcriptional regulator, whose translation MIYSDKQYGVSSAQLTKLQDALAATKARASDKAWLKQAEIDGLKSQIADIEAELGEYDLLKSGQVSFSKTYALEELPRVLVQARIASGMSQTDLAEKLGMKPQQVQRYEATDYMGASLGRLIEISKALGVKASGSFEGPKQAGGSVFAWGDADDVVWGQLPYKEMIQRKWFDLPRGANPIERVKEYFLHAAGPQFATAFHRKKMRSGNVPNEYALLAWQARILERAHGKIGAGEVGIFELDDRWLPELARLTNRKDGPKRARDLLAEKGIVLIVERHLPGSYLDGAAMLADGETPVVGLTLRYDRLDNFWFVLMHELGHVFLHLFDGLRFDFFDEEGGNYGDAIEAEADKFALDAVIPEALWDQCLSRFALSEEAVRIDAETIGIDPSIIAGRIRKERGNYTILNDLVGQGHVRSQLEEAPDDLD comes from the coding sequence ATGATTTACAGTGACAAACAGTATGGCGTATCGAGCGCGCAACTAACCAAGTTGCAAGATGCGCTTGCTGCTACGAAGGCGCGCGCATCGGATAAGGCATGGCTCAAGCAGGCGGAGATCGATGGGCTCAAGAGCCAGATCGCCGATATCGAGGCCGAGCTTGGTGAGTACGATCTGCTGAAATCCGGCCAGGTCTCGTTCTCGAAAACCTATGCGCTAGAAGAATTGCCACGCGTGCTGGTGCAAGCGCGAATTGCCTCCGGCATGAGCCAGACTGACCTCGCCGAAAAACTTGGCATGAAGCCGCAACAGGTGCAGCGCTACGAGGCGACCGACTATATGGGCGCAAGCCTTGGGCGGCTGATCGAGATTTCGAAGGCGCTCGGTGTGAAGGCGTCAGGAAGTTTTGAGGGACCGAAGCAGGCCGGCGGATCGGTGTTCGCGTGGGGCGATGCCGACGATGTCGTCTGGGGCCAGCTTCCCTACAAGGAGATGATCCAACGCAAGTGGTTTGATCTGCCGCGTGGCGCAAACCCAATCGAGCGCGTGAAGGAATATTTCCTACACGCGGCCGGACCACAATTTGCGACGGCGTTTCATCGCAAGAAGATGCGCAGCGGGAACGTGCCGAACGAATACGCCCTGCTCGCGTGGCAGGCGCGCATTCTGGAGCGGGCGCATGGCAAAATCGGAGCCGGTGAGGTTGGCATCTTCGAACTGGATGACCGATGGCTGCCGGAGCTGGCACGTCTTACCAATCGCAAAGACGGGCCTAAGCGTGCTCGCGATCTGTTGGCCGAGAAAGGCATCGTTCTCATTGTCGAGCGTCACCTTCCGGGGTCGTATCTCGACGGCGCGGCCATGCTCGCCGATGGTGAGACCCCGGTCGTAGGCCTTACGCTGCGCTATGACCGGCTGGATAATTTCTGGTTTGTGTTGATGCACGAACTGGGTCACGTCTTTCTGCATCTCTTCGACGGTCTGCGCTTTGACTTCTTCGATGAGGAAGGCGGCAACTACGGCGATGCGATCGAGGCGGAGGCCGATAAATTTGCGCTCGACGCTGTGATACCGGAAGCATTGTGGGATCAGTGTCTCTCGCGTTTCGCGCTGTCGGAAGAGGCAGTGCGGATCGATGCCGAGACGATCGGCATCGATCCGAGCATCATTGCAGGGCGCATCAGGAAGGAGCGCGGCAACTACACCATCCTAAACGATTTGGTTGGTCAGGGTCACGTGCGTTCGCAGCTTGAGGAGGCTCCCGATGATCTTGACTAA
- a CDS encoding beta family protein: protein MILTKDMYVPALRWRMAEYQALMRLAAKAQERVVPYITIPEREFDFDSWQPKKTIHEHVHPFVARYEKKWGNRPAWIGVHPSIVDGVMNDGRDILTYVFDGLRKSDARAVPSIRLDAESRFQNSVATIIGQDGQGVAIAVRLEDLMKKDAFARVVAMCRSLGVNEDEVDLIIDLGEPNFEPYDSFSIALIAALRRLGDLNRFRNFVLVGTAIPETFKGVAKGQDELPRHDWLFFQTLLSKLPSGMRRPNYGDYTIVHPDFTPQDMRKIKSAGKIVYTTGKSWWIRKGGAFRGNEGQMHEHCAVLVASGVFKGNDYSYGDDYIGKCAIKKAPPSNLTRWKDVAINHHVMHVLDDLSTSGAAP, encoded by the coding sequence ATGATCTTGACTAAAGACATGTATGTTCCGGCGCTGCGGTGGCGCATGGCTGAATATCAGGCTTTGATGCGCCTGGCTGCAAAAGCGCAAGAACGGGTTGTCCCATACATCACGATTCCGGAGCGCGAATTCGATTTTGATTCCTGGCAACCGAAAAAGACGATCCATGAGCACGTCCATCCTTTTGTCGCCCGCTATGAGAAGAAATGGGGCAACAGACCGGCGTGGATCGGGGTCCATCCAAGCATTGTCGACGGTGTAATGAATGACGGGCGTGACATTCTTACTTACGTGTTTGACGGCTTGCGGAAGTCCGACGCCAGGGCCGTGCCCTCGATCCGGCTTGATGCCGAAAGTCGTTTTCAGAATTCCGTTGCCACAATCATCGGGCAAGACGGGCAAGGCGTCGCCATTGCCGTACGGCTCGAAGACCTGATGAAGAAGGATGCGTTTGCCCGTGTTGTTGCAATGTGTAGATCGCTTGGGGTCAATGAGGACGAAGTCGATCTCATTATCGATCTCGGTGAGCCAAACTTTGAGCCCTACGATTCATTCTCGATCGCGCTGATTGCTGCCTTGCGCCGGCTGGGTGACCTCAACCGGTTTCGCAACTTCGTGCTCGTGGGCACAGCAATTCCGGAAACGTTTAAGGGTGTTGCGAAAGGGCAGGATGAGCTGCCACGTCACGACTGGCTATTCTTCCAGACGCTTCTCTCAAAATTGCCGTCGGGCATGAGACGACCGAACTACGGAGACTATACGATCGTCCATCCGGACTTCACCCCGCAGGACATGCGCAAAATCAAATCGGCGGGAAAGATTGTTTACACTACAGGTAAGTCCTGGTGGATCCGCAAAGGTGGTGCGTTTCGGGGCAATGAAGGGCAGATGCACGAGCATTGTGCGGTGCTCGTGGCGTCAGGCGTCTTCAAAGGGAATGACTATAGCTACGGAGATGACTACATCGGCAAATGCGCTATCAAGAAAGCTCCGCCGAGCAATCTCACGCGATGGAAGGACGTAGCAATCAACCATCACGTGATGCACGTGCTGGACGATCTCTCCACGTCTGGCGCTGCGCCATGA
- a CDS encoding sce7726 family protein gives MPVMTKLGTTDADIRSALHAKRLRRAKSHPDTLVIDELGLAHARSRIDVAVINGCIHGYEIKSAKDNLDRFAAQIDIYRQTLQKLTLVTAPKHVAGIMSHAPEWCGVIAAERGPRGGINFQVLRNAAANPEIDPVMMSHLLWRDEVIELLGQAGFAPKDLRRPRKQLYEMLCEAMTLREITASIRAFMAQRQTWRDRPARASRDG, from the coding sequence ATGCCGGTCATGACGAAGTTGGGAACGACAGACGCAGACATTCGCTCTGCGCTACACGCCAAACGATTGCGTCGCGCCAAATCTCATCCCGATACACTCGTGATCGACGAACTTGGCCTCGCGCATGCCAGGAGCCGCATCGACGTGGCCGTCATCAACGGCTGCATCCACGGCTATGAAATCAAGAGCGCCAAGGACAATCTCGACCGGTTCGCGGCCCAGATCGATATCTACCGTCAGACGCTACAAAAGCTAACACTCGTCACCGCGCCGAAGCATGTGGCAGGCATCATGAGTCACGCTCCCGAATGGTGCGGCGTGATCGCGGCCGAGCGGGGACCAAGAGGCGGCATCAACTTCCAAGTGCTGCGAAACGCCGCCGCCAATCCCGAGATCGATCCGGTCATGATGTCGCATCTGCTCTGGCGTGACGAAGTCATCGAACTCCTGGGCCAGGCTGGATTTGCGCCGAAAGACCTCCGCCGGCCGAGAAAGCAGCTTTACGAGATGCTGTGCGAAGCCATGACCCTTCGCGAAATCACCGCTTCCATCCGCGCCTTCATGGCGCAGCGCCAGACGTGGAGAGATCGTCCAGCACGTGCATCACGTGATGGTTGA